A window of Mucilaginibacter paludis DSM 18603 contains these coding sequences:
- a CDS encoding SusC/RagA family TonB-linked outer membrane protein, whose translation MMNNFTFQFRRIWTLLAILIAGLITTPIYAQSSITVSGTVTAQEDASTLPGVSVIIKNNTQGTTTDIGGKYSIKTTVGAILIFRSVGYGSREVTVTGATLNIALSTRLNSLNEVVVIGYGTTTKQNITTSVAKVDPKNVPQAANNSVGQLLFGRAPGLQVTQASTQPGGNINLSIRGRGNPLYVVDGVIFPGDGLEPGNGSIAGETNGVSRGGLAGINPSDIESIEVLKDAAAAIYGVNAANGVILITTKKGKAGRMNVTYNGSYSFEKNYPYLQPLNATQYETLYNQITKDQTNAAPKYSAADIANAGAGTNWLNQVFQTGSINNHMVNINGGTDKTTYYLSGGYYDEVGTLKGAGLTKVTGRANLSFNLAKFLTLNTNFTGNSNKYLNSSSGGQTGGSGSQGFGIIQAALGYPANVPVRDANGNYSQFGVITNPVSFQDIQDQTNYHSLSANVSADVKFIPQVLTGHVLFGDNYESATRNFFVPSTVYYYQQNISRASLNYNNRENQTVEATLSFKKSLAKIVNIDAVAGFGQYKSTYSSFGSQGQGGQDAIGTTNLAQEASNLGITSSQTANKLRSYFARGTFDFVDRYLLTLTYRYDGYSLFFPDNKYASFPSVSIGWKINNESFMKNITFIDQLKLRASIGTTGQTLAGTAAYGGYSADGNITYFNNGAASYVTLSRYGVDQPDLQWQKTTNKNIGLDFGFFKDRINGSIDFFKDDINNLLGYYSAAPLSYLSTEPFNGGHQTRTGYDIGINTHNLKVKNFEWNTNINISHYVYKWVERFKYDNINHTYQSDTDPVNEIYYFKTSGILQAGQAVPLSQPTAGGANLPGAPIFVDVNKDNKLDGNDVFKLNPDPKLSIGFGNDFHYKQFDLSIFFYGQFGGTGTNYNNAWGDLSSIASGTQGGTVQALNAYTSANTSGTRPGVNYIESAAGLLVGSDLNLVSTNFVRCRNLTLGYTFNSAFVNRFTKSLRVFADAQNLFIITNYKGVDPEVYNTGVKGGYAPYPMMRTFSFGVKAGF comes from the coding sequence ATGATGAACAATTTTACTTTTCAATTTCGGAGGATCTGGACTTTGCTGGCCATATTGATAGCCGGTTTAATCACTACCCCCATTTATGCGCAAAGCAGCATAACGGTTAGCGGTACCGTTACCGCGCAAGAGGATGCCTCAACACTACCCGGTGTAAGTGTGATCATCAAAAATAACACCCAGGGTACCACTACAGATATAGGGGGTAAATACAGTATAAAAACTACAGTAGGTGCCATCCTGATATTTAGAAGCGTTGGTTACGGCAGCCGCGAAGTTACTGTAACCGGTGCAACGCTGAATATTGCGCTAAGCACCCGTTTAAATAGTTTAAACGAGGTGGTGGTTATTGGCTACGGTACTACAACCAAGCAAAATATAACCACCTCGGTTGCCAAGGTTGATCCCAAAAACGTTCCGCAGGCGGCCAATAACTCGGTGGGGCAGTTGCTTTTTGGGCGTGCGCCCGGTTTACAGGTTACGCAGGCCAGCACACAGCCGGGCGGCAATATTAATTTATCCATTCGCGGGCGCGGCAATCCGTTATACGTGGTTGACGGCGTTATTTTTCCGGGTGATGGCCTTGAGCCGGGCAACGGCAGTATAGCGGGCGAAACCAATGGCGTTAGCCGCGGGGGGCTTGCGGGTATAAACCCCAGCGATATTGAATCCATTGAAGTATTGAAGGATGCCGCCGCCGCCATATATGGTGTAAACGCAGCTAACGGTGTTATTTTAATTACAACCAAAAAAGGAAAAGCGGGGCGAATGAACGTTACTTACAACGGCAGCTACTCTTTCGAAAAAAACTATCCGTACCTGCAACCCTTAAACGCCACGCAATACGAAACACTTTATAACCAGATCACCAAAGATCAAACCAATGCCGCTCCAAAGTATTCGGCTGCCGATATTGCCAATGCTGGGGCTGGCACAAACTGGCTCAACCAGGTTTTTCAAACGGGCAGCATTAACAATCATATGGTGAACATTAACGGCGGCACCGATAAAACCACCTATTATTTATCCGGCGGATATTACGACGAGGTTGGAACCTTGAAAGGAGCCGGGCTTACCAAGGTTACCGGTAGGGCAAACCTGTCATTCAATTTAGCCAAGTTTTTAACGCTCAATACCAATTTTACCGGCAACTCCAACAAGTATTTAAATTCGTCTTCGGGCGGGCAAACCGGGGGCTCCGGTAGCCAGGGCTTCGGTATCATCCAGGCGGCTTTAGGCTACCCTGCCAATGTACCGGTACGGGATGCTAACGGTAATTATTCGCAATTTGGCGTAATCACCAACCCGGTATCGTTTCAGGATATTCAGGATCAAACCAATTACCACTCTTTATCTGCCAATGTATCCGCCGATGTCAAATTCATTCCGCAGGTTTTAACAGGCCATGTGTTATTTGGCGATAATTACGAAAGTGCAACCCGTAACTTTTTTGTACCCAGCACGGTATACTATTACCAGCAAAATATTTCAAGGGCATCGCTTAACTACAATAACCGCGAAAACCAAACGGTGGAAGCTACCTTATCTTTCAAAAAAAGTTTAGCTAAAATTGTAAATATTGATGCGGTAGCCGGTTTTGGCCAGTATAAAAGTACCTATAGCTCGTTCGGCAGCCAGGGGCAAGGCGGGCAGGATGCCATAGGCACTACCAACCTGGCCCAGGAAGCCAGCAACCTGGGGATTACCTCATCGCAAACAGCAAATAAATTAAGGTCGTATTTTGCCAGGGGCACTTTTGATTTTGTTGATCGTTACCTGCTCACTTTAACCTATCGCTACGATGGTTACAGTTTGTTTTTCCCGGATAACAAGTATGCCTCGTTCCCTTCGGTTTCCATCGGGTGGAAGATCAATAACGAGTCGTTTATGAAAAACATCACGTTTATCGATCAGCTGAAACTCCGTGCCAGTATCGGTACAACCGGCCAAACACTCGCCGGTACCGCAGCATACGGCGGATATTCGGCCGATGGCAATATCACCTACTTTAATAACGGGGCGGCGAGCTATGTAACCCTGAGCCGCTATGGTGTTGATCAGCCTGATTTACAATGGCAAAAAACCACCAATAAAAATATAGGGCTTGATTTCGGTTTTTTTAAAGACAGGATAAACGGCTCCATCGATTTTTTTAAGGATGATATCAACAATCTATTAGGTTACTATTCTGCCGCCCCTTTATCGTATCTATCTACCGAGCCTTTTAATGGTGGCCACCAAACCAGAACCGGTTATGATATCGGTATCAATACGCATAACCTGAAGGTTAAAAATTTTGAATGGAACACCAACATCAACATTTCGCATTATGTATACAAATGGGTGGAGCGGTTTAAATATGATAATATAAACCATACTTATCAAAGTGATACCGATCCGGTTAATGAAATTTATTACTTTAAAACCAGCGGCATACTGCAGGCCGGGCAGGCGGTACCTTTGTCGCAACCAACCGCAGGTGGTGCTAACCTGCCAGGGGCGCCTATTTTTGTCGACGTGAATAAAGATAATAAGCTCGACGGTAACGATGTATTTAAACTCAACCCCGATCCTAAACTCAGTATTGGTTTTGGTAACGATTTTCACTACAAACAATTTGACCTGAGCATCTTTTTTTACGGCCAGTTTGGTGGTACCGGTACCAATTATAACAATGCCTGGGGCGATCTGTCGAGCATCGCGTCCGGCACGCAAGGTGGCACTGTGCAGGCGCTTAATGCCTACACCTCGGCTAACACAAGTGGTACTCGTCCTGGTGTAAACTACATTGAAAGCGCCGCGGGATTACTGGTTGGCTCCGACCTTAATTTAGTAAGTACCAATTTTGTGCGTTGCCGTAATTTAACGCTGGGCTATACTTTTAACTCGGCGTTTGTAAACAGGTTTACCAAATCATTAAGGGTGTTTGCCGATGCTCAAAATCTATTCATCATAACCAACTATAAGGGTGTTGATCCGGAAGTTTACAATACCGGCGTTAAAGGCGGTTATGCTCCGTATCCTATGATGAGGACATTTTCTTTTGGTGTAAAGGCTGGGTTTTAA
- a CDS encoding hybrid sensor histidine kinase/response regulator transcription factor, translated as MLALCIAFKSSAQARKLKFKHISIEQGLSNSTIEVIFQDSRGFMWFGTRDGLNRYDGNSITVYRNNLKDTTSISDNYISCIYEDRYHNLWIGTINGLNSYNSDRNNFIRYKHSGSNVNSISSNNITGISRDNHDGLWISTNGGGLNHFNLNTRTFNRPYINRQAADIHYLYADKNQNLWLGTATGLVFFDVKTKRFSSYPNRVDIPKDSKTNVINFIQQDASGALWLGTEDNGLILFDPAKNVFTPIRHSDQDDGSLSGNMIKSLLVDHSGQLWAGTINGGLNQYDAKNHVFNHYQNQPQNSSSLSQRTISALFEDRQGNLWVGTHRGGINLYTPGADKFKLFQQEASGKGLSYNDVKTFCQDRDGDIWIGTDGGGLNLFDKEINIVRHYRYNPKQKNTLGADAVLDITQDSRNNIWVSTWGGGLNLLDKQTGNFTRFLNNPADSKSISSNKVQKVFEDSRKNLWVATYYGGLNLYNRKTHTFTRVNYDAAHKTSLKGNNVISVNEDKAGNIWIGTDDGGLNCYDPVYKTFTHYFDDGERMPDLRVIFVDSKGRVWIGQAGLYLFDAVHKKFALYTGKGGLSTEFIKGIAEDEKGNFWISTSNGLTQFNPDNYYCKKYNTGDGLQGLEFEANAFLKTRDGQLLFGGVNGFNAFYPHSISVNQFIPPVYITNFQIFNKKVIAGEKDSPLQKDVSLTSQINLTYRQSDFSFNYASLNYTSSDNNQYAYKLEGLDKTWNYVGNQKKANYTNLSPGTYTFRVKASNNDGVWNEKGASLKIVIAPPFWKTWWFTLLIAGIVFMSTYYILRLKRNLELRKLEEQKREEIHQLQLQFFTNISHEFRTPLTLILGPLEILRKGESRIGFTHYYNTIHRNANRLMGLINELMDFRKVESGVLNLKVMPGNPNLFLSEIADEFYDLAQEKNITFKVNQSDRVSEAWFDRQIVEKIMLNLVNNAFKYTPNNGEIVLEVLSSLKDFKAAFQNELMIKNGYQSKNYIYFRVADSGIGISKESIQHLFERYYRITESHMGSGVGLAFVKSLTTLHKGEIYVYSQKGEGTEIIIALPCNAANYDKDERWLQNADAGIQLESIQYKGAQYLSTAEVAPRVAVVNPSLATGFKHVLIVDDNEELRAFLIDSLSPYFEVDGCADGYAALEKIKHHVPDLIISDVMMPGMDGNAFCKAVKQNEATSYIPFIMLTAKDALDSNIEGVESGADFYFAKPISIGLLLLTINNIFEQSQKLKKLYINKHYTEGREQVHAAKDKEFLDKLTGVIEAQLTNPDLDVDYLCSELNMGRTKLYEKLKSTAGQSIIEFVRTIKLRNAARIMTHEDVSITEVMYRVGIQTQSYFTKAFKKEFNKTPSQFLQDIDRKN; from the coding sequence TTGCTTGCCCTTTGCATAGCCTTTAAATCTTCCGCCCAGGCCCGTAAATTAAAATTTAAGCACATCAGTATTGAGCAGGGATTATCCAACAGTACCATCGAAGTTATTTTTCAGGATAGCAGGGGCTTTATGTGGTTTGGCACCCGCGATGGGCTAAACCGGTACGATGGCAATAGCATTACAGTTTACCGCAATAATTTAAAGGATACCACGTCCATCAGTGATAACTATATCAGCTGTATTTACGAGGATCGATATCACAACCTCTGGATAGGTACCATCAATGGCTTAAACAGTTATAATTCCGACAGGAATAACTTTATCAGGTATAAGCATAGCGGCAGCAATGTTAATAGTATAAGCAGCAATAACATTACGGGGATTAGCCGCGATAATCACGATGGTTTATGGATAAGCACAAATGGCGGCGGGCTTAACCATTTTAATTTGAATACTCGCACTTTTAACCGCCCATACATCAACCGGCAAGCAGCCGACATTCATTATCTATATGCGGATAAAAATCAAAATTTGTGGCTGGGCACTGCCACCGGATTGGTGTTTTTTGATGTTAAAACTAAAAGGTTCAGTTCATATCCAAATCGGGTGGATATTCCAAAGGACTCTAAAACCAATGTGATCAATTTTATTCAGCAAGATGCTTCCGGGGCACTATGGCTGGGTACCGAAGATAATGGTTTGATTTTGTTTGACCCTGCAAAAAATGTTTTTACGCCGATCAGGCATAGTGATCAGGATGATGGGAGCTTATCAGGCAATATGATTAAAAGCTTATTGGTTGATCATTCCGGTCAGCTATGGGCGGGCACCATCAACGGCGGGCTTAACCAGTACGATGCTAAAAATCATGTTTTTAATCATTATCAAAATCAGCCCCAAAATTCGTCCAGCCTATCTCAAAGAACCATTTCCGCCTTGTTTGAAGATAGGCAAGGTAATTTATGGGTAGGCACCCATCGCGGCGGCATCAACTTATATACGCCAGGCGCCGATAAATTCAAGTTGTTTCAGCAGGAAGCTTCGGGTAAAGGTTTGAGTTATAATGATGTTAAAACTTTTTGCCAGGATAGGGATGGCGATATATGGATAGGTACAGATGGCGGTGGGCTTAATTTATTTGATAAGGAAATCAATATCGTCCGGCATTACAGGTACAATCCCAAACAGAAAAATACTTTAGGTGCCGATGCTGTATTGGATATCACCCAGGATAGCCGGAACAATATTTGGGTAAGCACTTGGGGAGGCGGGCTTAACCTGCTGGATAAGCAAACTGGTAACTTTACCCGTTTTTTAAATAATCCGGCGGATAGCAAATCCATCAGCTCCAACAAAGTACAAAAGGTATTTGAAGACAGCCGAAAAAACCTATGGGTGGCAACCTACTACGGTGGTCTTAATCTTTACAATCGTAAAACGCATACGTTTACTCGCGTAAATTACGATGCGGCCCATAAAACCAGTTTGAAGGGTAACAACGTGATCTCGGTTAACGAAGACAAAGCAGGCAATATTTGGATAGGAACAGACGACGGCGGACTAAACTGCTACGATCCGGTTTACAAAACCTTTACTCATTATTTTGACGATGGAGAGCGGATGCCCGATCTGCGGGTAATATTTGTGGACAGTAAGGGCAGGGTGTGGATAGGGCAGGCCGGGCTTTACTTGTTTGATGCTGTACATAAAAAGTTTGCTTTATATACAGGTAAAGGTGGATTATCAACCGAGTTTATCAAGGGGATTGCCGAAGATGAAAAAGGTAATTTCTGGATCTCTACATCCAACGGACTCACCCAGTTTAATCCCGACAATTATTATTGTAAAAAATATAATACCGGCGATGGCCTGCAAGGGCTGGAATTTGAGGCGAATGCTTTTTTAAAAACCAGGGACGGCCAGTTGCTTTTTGGCGGGGTTAACGGGTTTAATGCCTTTTACCCCCATAGTATCAGTGTTAACCAATTTATACCGCCGGTATATATTACTAATTTTCAAATTTTTAATAAAAAGGTAATTGCCGGCGAAAAAGACTCTCCGTTACAAAAAGACGTCAGCTTAACAAGCCAGATTAACCTTACTTACCGGCAATCCGATTTCTCGTTTAATTATGCCAGTTTAAATTACACCTCGTCGGATAATAATCAATACGCTTACAAACTTGAAGGACTTGATAAAACCTGGAACTATGTTGGCAATCAAAAAAAAGCCAACTATACTAATTTAAGTCCGGGCACTTATACCTTCAGAGTAAAAGCTTCAAATAACGACGGGGTTTGGAACGAGAAAGGCGCATCGTTAAAAATTGTGATCGCGCCGCCATTCTGGAAAACCTGGTGGTTTACCTTGCTCATCGCAGGTATTGTATTTATGAGCACCTATTATATTTTAAGGTTAAAAAGAAACCTGGAACTAAGGAAGCTCGAAGAGCAAAAGCGCGAAGAAATACACCAATTGCAGTTGCAGTTTTTTACCAACATATCGCACGAATTCCGCACGCCATTAACTTTAATTCTGGGCCCGTTGGAAATATTGAGGAAAGGGGAGAGCCGTATTGGCTTCACCCATTATTATAATACCATACACCGCAACGCTAACCGCTTAATGGGCTTGATCAATGAGCTGATGGATTTCAGAAAGGTGGAATCGGGCGTTTTAAATCTGAAGGTGATGCCCGGCAACCCCAACCTGTTTTTGAGCGAAATAGCGGATGAGTTTTACGACCTGGCCCAGGAAAAGAATATAACATTTAAAGTTAATCAATCGGATAGGGTATCCGAAGCCTGGTTTGACAGACAGATAGTAGAAAAAATTATGTTAAACCTGGTTAATAATGCCTTTAAATATACGCCCAATAATGGTGAGATTGTTTTGGAGGTATTATCATCCCTGAAAGACTTTAAGGCCGCTTTTCAAAACGAGCTCATGATTAAAAATGGCTATCAATCCAAAAATTATATTTATTTCCGCGTGGCGGATAGTGGCATCGGCATATCTAAAGAATCTATTCAGCACTTATTCGAACGATATTACCGCATCACTGAATCGCACATGGGCTCGGGTGTAGGGTTGGCTTTTGTAAAAAGCTTAACCACCCTGCATAAAGGCGAAATTTATGTTTACAGCCAAAAAGGGGAAGGAACCGAAATTATTATTGCTTTGCCATGTAACGCCGCAAATTATGATAAGGACGAGCGCTGGCTACAAAATGCCGATGCCGGGATACAACTGGAAAGTATTCAATATAAAGGGGCTCAATACCTATCCACTGCCGAAGTCGCTCCACGGGTAGCTGTTGTTAATCCGAGCCTGGCTACCGGTTTTAAACACGTTTTAATTGTTGACGATAATGAAGAGTTAAGAGCATTTTTGATAGACAGCTTAAGCCCATATTTTGAAGTTGATGGCTGCGCGGACGGGTATGCTGCCCTCGAAAAAATAAAACACCACGTTCCGGACCTCATCATCAGCGATGTAATGATGCCCGGGATGGATGGAAATGCCTTTTGTAAAGCGGTTAAACAAAATGAGGCCACCAGTTATATTCCCTTTATTATGCTGACGGCCAAGGATGCACTCGATTCAAACATCGAAGGGGTAGAGTCGGGCGCGGATTTTTACTTTGCCAAGCCGATAAGCATCGGCTTATTACTGTTAACTATCAATAATATTTTTGAGCAATCGCAAAAGCTGAAAAAGCTCTACATCAACAAGCATTATACCGAAGGCCGGGAGCAAGTACACGCTGCTAAAGATAAGGAGTTTTTAGATAAATTAACCGGCGTTATTGAGGCGCAGTTAACTAACCCCGACCTCGATGTTGATTATTTATGCAGCGAGCTCAATATGGGCCGCACCAAGTTATACGAAAAATTAAAAAGCACCGCGGGTCAGTCTATCATTGAGTTTGTGCGGACGATTAAACTGCGTAACGCAGCCCGCATCATGACGCATGAAGACGTGAGCATTACAGAAGTAATGTACAGGGTAGGCATCCAAACCCAATCGTATTTTACCAAAGCCTTTAAAAAGGAATTCAATAAAACCCCATCCCAGTTTTTGCAGGATATTGACCGGAAAAATTAA
- a CDS encoding RNA polymerase sigma factor, translated as MKLFIKQDAKLINGCKANDRQAQERLYKLFYPEMLRVCCRYLKSNELAQEAINSGFLKVFQNMNAFDVQKGELGAWIRTIMVRSCIDLGRKEAKFAEVNSQEEIEDIFIEPAVLDKLFAEDLLKAIRQLPVATQLVFNLSVIDGFSHKEIGEQVNISESTSRWHLSEAKKQLRVMLAPVIKSIDKPTENQKGR; from the coding sequence ATGAAATTGTTTATTAAGCAAGATGCTAAACTGATCAATGGCTGTAAAGCCAATGACCGCCAGGCACAGGAACGGTTATATAAACTGTTCTATCCTGAAATGTTACGCGTATGTTGCCGTTATTTAAAATCGAACGAATTGGCGCAGGAGGCCATTAATTCGGGCTTTTTAAAAGTGTTTCAAAATATGAACGCGTTTGATGTGCAAAAAGGCGAACTGGGAGCATGGATCAGGACGATCATGGTAAGATCGTGCATTGACCTTGGCCGAAAAGAAGCGAAGTTTGCCGAGGTAAACAGCCAGGAAGAAATTGAAGATATTTTTATTGAGCCTGCTGTTTTAGATAAATTGTTTGCTGAAGACCTGTTAAAAGCCATAAGGCAGTTGCCGGTTGCAACACAACTGGTATTTAACCTTTCGGTAATTGACGGGTTTTCGCACAAGGAGATTGGCGAGCAGGTAAACATTAGCGAGAGTACCTCCAGGTGGCATTTATCCGAAGCTAAAAAGCAGCTCAGGGTGATGCTGGCACCTGTTATTAAAAGTATTGATAAACCAACTGAAAACCAAAAGGGAAGATGA
- a CDS encoding class I SAM-dependent methyltransferase translates to MYYQESYNRHTDWYNKHFPTRESKIDCYRKAKSAGNHHIAHWLQQLFFNCLDPLLRQQPQKWLTVGDAYGFDAQYILASGNDALATDLSTDFLEVAKDEGVISAYAAENAEKLSFADQQFDYVLCKESYHHFPRPYAALYEMIRVAKKGIVIIEPQDPVLKMPLLLFINNLLATNVHLLNKAWKNRFSFEPVGNFVYKVSEREFEKFAAGLNLPMVAFKKINPNFYFKGADELKTSHKKFLSIRVKKQILDVLVKLKLMPGQVLATIIFKERPGLGCIEALKKQGYHLVNIPVNPYSK, encoded by the coding sequence ATGTATTACCAGGAGAGTTACAACCGCCATACCGATTGGTACAATAAACACTTCCCCACCAGGGAATCCAAAATTGATTGCTACCGTAAAGCAAAATCTGCCGGCAACCACCACATCGCACATTGGCTGCAGCAATTATTTTTTAACTGCCTCGATCCCCTGCTCCGCCAACAACCGCAAAAATGGCTTACCGTGGGCGATGCTTATGGTTTTGACGCGCAATATATTTTAGCCAGCGGCAACGATGCGCTGGCTACCGACCTGAGCACCGATTTTTTAGAAGTGGCCAAAGACGAAGGCGTCATATCGGCTTATGCTGCCGAAAATGCCGAAAAATTATCCTTTGCCGATCAACAATTTGATTACGTACTGTGTAAAGAATCATACCACCACTTCCCCAGGCCTTATGCCGCATTGTACGAAATGATCCGCGTGGCCAAAAAAGGAATAGTGATTATTGAACCGCAAGACCCGGTATTAAAAATGCCCTTACTGCTTTTCATCAACAACTTACTGGCTACAAATGTGCACCTGCTCAACAAAGCATGGAAAAACCGTTTCTCTTTCGAGCCCGTAGGCAATTTTGTTTACAAGGTATCTGAACGCGAGTTTGAAAAATTTGCTGCCGGGCTTAATTTGCCCATGGTGGCCTTTAAAAAGATCAACCCTAACTTTTATTTTAAAGGTGCCGACGAGCTCAAAACCAGCCATAAAAAATTTTTATCCATCCGGGTAAAAAAGCAAATTTTAGATGTGCTGGTTAAGTTAAAGCTTATGCCCGGCCAGGTTTTGGCTACCATTATATTTAAAGAGCGACCTGGATTAGGATGTATTGAGGCGTTAAAAAAGCAGGGCTATCATTTGGTGAATATTCCGGTTAATCCATATTCGAAATAG
- a CDS encoding pentapeptide repeat-containing protein, protein MADSLKGSVFIQTANDDKANNQQNLFSIIISDCIGSRVFFLFDKRIYSTQLYNWMPQKKFQEVHPLITSTDKDANYILYTYTITKEKDTLYIGGNQSVIDKKNRKNIKKCSSNLIIFKEVQADHITNFNNLDKDKHSFKLLVTGPDSLSFQQKIIDHDLWLNGKKGMRLDNLGKISNKVCYNGNLIEADLSSTIIDSSGFNSSLLNNVEFSNSTFTNVNFFNSHLDSTNFNKAILKNCMFLGSDLRGAIFTNTKFKNVDFSCANMAGVIFEPDSLPNIQGIASSYNLDSITYRTDPGALIKLKEKLKTAGFTDAHRKVTAAIQRKKHTLTSSTATKFIDYLLFDFTSSYGLNPLRPLILLLILIYVFYKTYLFLFFIDKLKIHIKHAGTSGEMITDKIHPGRLLFLSIITSFAIGFGPYNINDWAKKLLAEDYILQPWGYTRILIGIQNLISLYLFSLTILLLFGDPFSFW, encoded by the coding sequence TTGGCGGATTCTCTAAAGGGTTCAGTTTTCATTCAAACGGCAAATGATGATAAAGCCAACAATCAACAAAACCTATTCTCCATTATCATAAGCGATTGTATAGGATCTCGCGTATTTTTTCTTTTTGATAAGCGAATTTACAGTACTCAACTTTACAATTGGATGCCCCAAAAGAAATTCCAGGAAGTCCATCCTTTAATTACGTCTACTGACAAGGATGCAAATTACATTTTATACACTTATACTATAACCAAAGAAAAAGACACACTTTATATTGGCGGTAATCAATCTGTAATTGATAAAAAAAACAGGAAAAACATCAAAAAATGCAGTTCAAATTTGATAATTTTCAAAGAAGTACAGGCAGACCATATCACTAATTTCAACAATTTAGATAAAGACAAGCATTCATTCAAATTGCTTGTAACAGGCCCTGATTCGTTATCATTTCAACAAAAAATCATAGATCACGATTTATGGCTCAACGGTAAAAAAGGTATGCGTTTAGATAATCTAGGAAAAATCAGCAACAAAGTATGTTATAATGGAAATTTAATAGAAGCTGATTTAAGCTCAACAATAATCGACAGTTCCGGTTTCAATTCATCGCTTTTAAACAATGTCGAGTTTTCAAATTCAACATTCACTAATGTTAACTTCTTTAACTCACATCTGGATAGCACTAATTTCAATAAAGCAATTTTAAAAAACTGCATGTTTCTGGGTTCTGACCTTAGAGGTGCAATTTTCACAAATACTAAATTTAAAAACGTAGATTTTTCTTGTGCTAATATGGCAGGTGTGATATTCGAACCTGATAGTCTTCCTAATATACAAGGCATAGCATCGTCCTACAACCTGGACTCAATAACATACCGTACAGATCCAGGAGCCCTTATTAAACTAAAAGAAAAATTAAAAACAGCTGGGTTTACAGATGCTCATAGAAAAGTAACAGCAGCAATACAACGAAAAAAACATACGCTAACCTCGTCTACGGCAACCAAATTTATCGATTATCTACTTTTTGACTTTACAAGCTCATATGGTCTAAATCCCCTACGACCGCTAATTTTGCTTTTGATCCTTATATACGTTTTTTACAAAACCTATCTTTTCCTCTTCTTTATCGACAAACTTAAAATTCATATTAAACATGCAGGAACAAGTGGTGAAATGATAACAGATAAAATCCATCCGGGAAGGTTACTTTTTTTGAGCATTATCACCTCTTTTGCGATTGGCTTTGGACCATATAATATTAATGATTGGGCCAAAAAGCTGCTGGCGGAAGATTACATATTACAACCCTGGGGATATACCCGGATACTGATCGGCATACAAAATTTAATAAGCCTATACTTATTTTCACTAACAATTCTACTGTTATTTGGCGATCCTTTTAGTTTTTGGTAA